From one Pseudactinotalea sp. HY158 genomic stretch:
- the rpmH gene encoding 50S ribosomal protein L34: MSKRTFQPSNRRRARTHGFRLRMRTRAGRAILSARRRKGRASVSA; encoded by the coding sequence GTGAGTAAGCGGACTTTTCAGCCGAGTAACCGGCGTCGTGCGAGAACGCACGGCTTCCGTCTGCGTATGCGCACCCGAGCCGGCCGGGCGATCCTGTCCGCACGCCGCCGCAAGGGCCGCGCCTCGGTCTCAGCCTAG